TCGGAGTGAGCAGTGTAAATATTCTTTAGTTCAACTTATATCGTAGCTATATATTAATTCATTGGCCGTTGATATACAATTTTCACTAGAACACGCCCATCCCCATGATCGGAAATAAATTCAATTAAGATAGAATTAAGACTCTGTTTTCTCTCCTATAAGATTGGGCATATATGATAGAGAAAATACATGGAGAGTATGTGAGAGAACATGAAGAAATGGCGTAAAAGATTAGTTAAGTTTTTGATATTCGACCTGGCGGTAATTCTGTTGCTTCTGGGTACAGGCGTGATCTACCAACAAGTGGGTTTAAGGCAGGATGCCAAAATACTCGTACACCCTGGAAAACTGTACAACGTACATGGTGACAATATGCATCTATATACCGGTGGAGAAGGCGATGTAACGGTAGTACTTGCCTCCGGCTGGGGTACCGCTAATCCTTATGTAGATTATTATCCATTATATGAAAAGCTTGCTCCCAACACAAAATTCGCTGTATATGACCGATTTGGCTATGGATATAGCGATCAGACTGATAAGAAACGTGATGTCGATACCGTAGCTGAAGAATTACACGAGTTGTTGCAGGTATCTGGACAGAAGCCACCTTATGTATTAGTTGGACATTCACTCGGCTCGCTGGAAACCATCCGTTTCGCACAAAAATACCCGGATCTCGTCAAGGGTATCGTCATGATTGATGGCGGAAGCCCCGAATATTATTCAAATGACGATGACTCTTTGGCAGACACAATTGGTGGTTTTGCGAATAAATTACGTATCCAAACCGGACTATTCCGCCTCTCGATGCAATCTGACTTGGTTGTCGAAACTTCCAATGCCAATCGTAATGAACTGAAACTTGTACCCGATGATCTGAAAAAATTGGATACAACTGCGCTGTTGCACAACTATGGTAATGTTAACACGTTGGATGAATTACGTGAAATAGCTGCCAATGCCAAAGTGGTTGTAGATCACAAGCAAACCTTACCATTTCCACTCACCATACTGACGGCTGATTACCTTGGTGCAAGTGAACCCGAATGGGATAAATCACAAGTAGAATTCAAATCTTGGTCAGATGAATCTAAACAGGTAACCATTAAAGATACCGATCACTACATCCATCAATATCGCCCTGACCTCGTTGCGGATGAAATATTGGCCCTGGTGAAGAAGTAACGTACACTCTGCTAAAGTAAGGCTAAGTTATATCATGAAAGAAACCCCAAAGATTCTCTAATATCTTTGGGGTTTTAAGTATGAGATTTATTGTGCTATCGCCAGTCTTGGCCGTTGGGACCTGAAATCGCTGAAAGCTTGTTCGATCTCTAATGAAGTCAACTGATGACGATAAAAGTACTGTTCCATCGCCTCCATTTCGGTACGATCGCCATTGTAGATATTATCAATTCTTCGAATGACCTGGTTATATAAGCTCTCACGTCTGGCGTTCACAGGCTCACACAACCAAAAGTTCGTTCTCTTCACATCACCTGTCTTGGTCCAGAGCAAATTCTCATATCGGATGACATCCCAGTCCCAATATCCAGCATGAATCTGCTGAAGTTCCGTCGTAAACATATCGTATATCAATTTGGGAGGAATGTGTCCATATGTCATACGGTACTCTTTCAGTTTGAATGCTTCAATCCACTCTGTCAGGGTGTACTCACCTGGTGAATACGCATACAATTTGGGTGCATAAGGATTACTCTGCAATGCCCTAAGTGCTTCACTTTCCATCTCCCCATCCAATCTTGCACGTGAAGCATATACCTTGAGACAATAATCTTGCAATCTATATACAACCGAGCCATTACTAATAAGCGAAGCCTGTAGAGTGAGATGGCCATTTTTTTCGTAGTGCAACAGCATCTTTTCGATGTTATTGTCAATGGGATTAATGATAATCATAATGATGTCTCCTTGATTAAAAATAAAATATAAACCGTTTTCGAATTGGTTGAAAATTTTACTAATACATTCTATATTACCCTTTTATATTAGTATGAACATATACAATTTTGCCGGAACATGAAGTATTTGCTCTGAAATTCATTCTTTGAACCGCCGTATTCCGGCTA
The nucleotide sequence above comes from Paenibacillus sp. W2I17. Encoded proteins:
- a CDS encoding alpha/beta fold hydrolase, with the translated sequence MKKWRKRLVKFLIFDLAVILLLLGTGVIYQQVGLRQDAKILVHPGKLYNVHGDNMHLYTGGEGDVTVVLASGWGTANPYVDYYPLYEKLAPNTKFAVYDRFGYGYSDQTDKKRDVDTVAEELHELLQVSGQKPPYVLVGHSLGSLETIRFAQKYPDLVKGIVMIDGGSPEYYSNDDDSLADTIGGFANKLRIQTGLFRLSMQSDLVVETSNANRNELKLVPDDLKKLDTTALLHNYGNVNTLDELREIAANAKVVVDHKQTLPFPLTILTADYLGASEPEWDKSQVEFKSWSDESKQVTIKDTDHYIHQYRPDLVADEILALVKK